The sequence GCATGTCGATGATGTGTGCCAGCGAGCGGAGCTCGTGGATCGCCTTGAGCGCGCGTGCCCGCTTGATGCGAGTTTCCCACGTCGTCAGGAACAGGATCGCAGCACCGAAGTAGACGAGCGAGCTCAGGCTGGCGCTCACTTCCTGGATCAGCAGCGCGAAATCCGCGTTGCCCGACTGGCGATATCCGAGCACGAAGCTGACCGACACGAGAACGATCGCCGCGGCCATCAGCCCAACGCCGATGCGCAGAGGCAGGTTCGGCTTCTGGATCCAGGCGATGCGCGCCACCGTCTCGTCGGCGACGCCGCGAAGGTCGGCGACGACGCTGGCCAGTCCCGACCCCGGGAACCGCTCTTCGATGCGACTCTGGAGACCCGAAACGGTTTCGACGATGCGCCGTGGATCGAGCTGGCGGTAATTCGGCTGCATCGACTTCACGTCGCCGGCGGAAGAATCAGCGATTTTTGCCGGCGGGTTTGCTGCCCGCGAAGTTGAGCGCCACGGCCTCGCGGATCAGCGCCTTCAACGCCGTCGCGTTGATCTTTTCGCCCTCGTGGAAATCGATGGCGCGTCTCACGTTGCCTTCGAGGCTGGAATTGAAGAGGCCCGACTGGTCTTTGAGCGACGCGCCCTTGGCAAACGTCATCTTCACGACGTTCTTGTAGGTCTCGCCCGTACAGACGATGCCGTCATGAGACCAGACGGGCGTTCCCCGCCACTTCCACTCCTCGACGATCTCGTGGTCCGCTTCCTTGATCAGTTTGCGAATCCGCGCGAGCGCCTCGCCGCGCCAGTCGCCCAGCTCTTCGATGCGTTTCGTGATGAGCTCGGGGGCGAATTCGCCCTCCGTAGCGGCCTTGTCCGTGCCGGAACGCTTCATCACAGGTTCACCGGAAGTCGCCGCCTGCTGCGATCGCTCAATCGGGAATTTCTGGTTCGACGAGCCTGGCGAGCTGGTCGAGCGACTCCTGCCAGCCGAGGTAGCACGCCTCCGCCGGAATCGCTGCCGGAACTCCTTCCTGGGTGATGCTGAGCTCGGTGCCGCAGGACACCTGTTTCAGCGTCGCGGTCATGATCATTTCACCGGGCAGGTTGGGGTCGTCGAAGCGGTCGGAGTAACGGATGCGCTCGCCCGGCACCAGCTCGAGATAGCTGCCGCCGAAAGAGTGGCCGTTTCCGGTCGTGAAGTTCGTGAACGACATCCGGAAAGTGCCGCCGACCTTCGGTTCCTGATGGTGCATCTTCGCAGTAAATCCGTTTGGCGGAAGCCATTTGCACATGGCATCGGCGTCGAGGAACGCGCGGTACACCTTGTCGGGGCTGGTGCGAAGAACCCGGTGGAGGCGGATCGTGTGTGTGGACATGACCGTTCTCCTAGCCGGTCCTTGTTCCAGCACAAGCCTGACCGGATCGCCGCGCGACCATCGCTTTCCTCAGTCCGCCCCGCCCGCCACACATCGGACGGGAGGAAGAACGCCTCCATTCCCGCGCTGAGACGGAGCAGGCGAACCGTCTGCGCCGGATTCGGCTCAGGACACTAGTTCAGCAACACGACCGCATCGTTGGTCGTCTGTGCGAGAAACGCCGACAGCGCCGGCAGTGTCAGCACGTCGGTGGCCGGATTCACGGATGGATCGAGCTCGTAGATCACTGTCCCGTCCGCTTCGAGCGCGTGGAACGCCTGTACGTTGGACCCATCGGTCAACTCGAGATGGAAATCCCCGACCGTGCGGCCAACCCAGCGCAGCTCGACGCCCGTTCGCATTGCGGCTTCCGCCGCCAGCGGTGCGACGGCGTCTTCCAGGGTCGAACGTGCGGCGGAGACGTGGATCACGAGCAGCCGGGTGCCGAATTCGATCGGCGGGATGGCGTGGAACGCGTAGATCGCGTCGCAATTGTACAGGCAGTGCTCGAAACCGAAATGGAGGGTGTCGCCCACCTGGCGGTGCTTGAGGTCGACCAGTGGAAAGACTTCCGACCGCGTCGAAAGGTGCAGGAAATCGTCGGCGCTGCCGTAAAGCGGCATCGCCTGGGTTCCCTGCACCAGAGCGGCAGGCGACGAGCCGGTGACATCACCCGGCACGCCCGGCGCGAACAGGATGCGGATGCCCTGGCTGAGCAGCAGCGGGAGAATCGCGCTGTTGTACTGCGAGTCCGCCATCGCGTCCTGGACCGTATAGATGTTGACGGCCCCGAGCGGACAAGCGAGCGGCGCATCTTCTTCACGACCGACGATGCGGGAGGCAACGTAGTCTCCGTAAACCGGCGAAACCCACGCTTCGCCGACGTTTTCCTGGACACGACGCGCGTACGGCCTTACGAGCGCAGCCTCGGGAAGATTCGCTGCTGCGCCGAGCGCCGCGTTGAACGAGTTGGCCGTGCGCGCACGGATGCACTCGGAAGTCGTCTGGCACTGGCAGCCGGGTAGCCTTGCCCCGAGATCCACCCCCTGGCATCTGGTCGCGACCGCGTCCTGCACGTTCGTGTCGCATGCGGCGGAGACGGCGCCGTCCGGATCGGAATCGCGACACGCCCCGAGCGCCGCGGCATCGTTGATGCTGGTGGCCAGTCCGCCGCTCACGCACGCTGCAAAAGCGGCGACGTGAGCCGTCCAGCATCGGTCGATCGCAGTAGCCAGCGCACGCTGGCATGCGGCGGCTGTCGCGTCATCCGCCTTCGTTGCAAGCGCATCCTCGATTGCGGGACCGAAGAACTTCTGAAGCAAAGCGGCGCGCTGGCCGCCGGCGGCGGCCGCGGTCGTCGCGCCGGTCAGATCCGTGACTCCGAAGTCCGGTTGTATCGTGCACGCCTTCGCGATCGTGGACTTCGCCTTGGCCTGGGCTCCGGCGATCTTCTGCTTCGCGTCGGCGGTGATGCATCCGGCAACCGTGGCCGGAGCGAGATCGCCCGAAGCCGCGGCCTTGATGCAGCCGAGAGCCGCCTTCCCTTCCGCCTTCGAAACGCCGGCGAAGCCCTTGTCGACCGCTCCCAGGCACTTTTGCTGCGCGGCGCTCTCGGCCGCCGCAGTTGCCGGCGACTGGACGAGCGGAGCGAACAGGACGGCGACGATAAGAAGAAGGCGGCGGACAGTCGAAGTCATCGGGAATCTCCGCAAATGGCCGGATGGCCGAGGTTTTTGAATCGGAGCCGATCTTTTGGCACAAGCTGTGCCGATTTGTCAAGGGCCAGGCTGTGGCTCTCGAATGAGTCCCACCCGGATAACTCCAAGTCCCGCATCACGGTCGCCGTTGTTTTGGCAATACTTTTGCCAATACTATTGTCCATGAGTTGGACAGTCTGGCTGATGGCCGCTCTCGCCTACGGCGCCTTTCTTGCGTGGTACACGAACTGGCGGGGCCCTCTGCGTCCCGAAGAGATCGACCGCTTCCTCGAGCTGACCGTCGCCACGCCCGGTGCCGCACACAACGACCTCGCCATCATTCGCGAGTTTCTCGAACACGATGACGGGCGCGAGTTCATGATGCTCAACGTCGTGAAGATCGCCGAAGGCGAGGCTGCTCATCCGGATAGCGGACAGATGCAGCCCGCACCGAAGCTGATGCGGCACTACATGCGGTCCTTCCTGCCGCTTGTCCTTCGCCATGGTGGACACCCCGCGATCGCGGCGCGCAAGATCGGCGGCTACGTCGATGCGTGGAACGTCGCGCCGGATCCGGGCTGGACGCTGATGGGCTGGGTGCGCTACCGCAGCCGCCGCGACATGATGGAGCTCGTCGTCGATCCCGGGTTCTCCCGCCTGCATCCGTTCAAGATCGTCGGCACTGCCCAGACGTTCTCGTTCCCTACCCGTCCGATGCTGACGCTGT is a genomic window of Candidatus Binatia bacterium containing:
- a CDS encoding DUF1801 domain-containing protein; protein product: MKRSGTDKAATEGEFAPELITKRIEELGDWRGEALARIRKLIKEADHEIVEEWKWRGTPVWSHDGIVCTGETYKNVVKMTFAKGASLKDQSGLFNSSLEGNVRRAIDFHEGEKINATALKALIREAVALNFAGSKPAGKNR
- a CDS encoding SRPBCC family protein, with the translated sequence MSTHTIRLHRVLRTSPDKVYRAFLDADAMCKWLPPNGFTAKMHHQEPKVGGTFRMSFTNFTTGNGHSFGGSYLELVPGERIRYSDRFDDPNLPGEMIMTATLKQVSCGTELSITQEGVPAAIPAEACYLGWQESLDQLARLVEPEIPD